CGCCCCCGCTCACAGCCCCGAGTACGCGTGAAACCCCTTGAAGAATAGGTTCACGATCGTGAAGTTGAAGAGCACGGCCGCGAAGCCGACGATCGAGAGCCACGCGGAGGGCGCACCGCGCCATCCGCGGGTCGCACGGGCGTGGATGTAGCCGGCGTAGACGACCCAGATGATGAACGTCCACACCTCCTTGGTGTCCCAGCCCCAGTAGCGGCCCCACGCGTGCTCGGCCCAGATGGCGCCGGCGATCAGCGTGAAGGTCCAGAACGCGAAGCCGATGACGTTGACGCGGTACGAGGTGTTCTCGAGCGCCTCGGATGCCGGGAAGCCGGCGAGGAAGCGCGGCCCCTTGGCGGGGTCCACCTCGCGGCGGGCCTGCAGCAGCTGGGCGATCGAGAGGCCCGCGCCGAGCGCGAAGAACCCGGTGCCGAGGATGGCGACGAACACGTGGATGACGAGCCAGCCCGACTGGAGCGCCGGCGGCAGCGGCACGACGTCGACGTAGACGTTGAGCGTCGAGAGCATGAGCAGCAGCGCCGCGAGGCCCGTGATGTAGGCGCCGAGGTACCGCACGTTGCGGAAGATGTTGACGGCGAGATACACGCCGACGATGACGGCGACACCCGTGATCGCGAACTCGAACATGTTGGCCCACGGGGCGCGGGCGGCGGCGACGCCGCGCAGCACGACGCCGATCGCCTGCACGACGAAGCCCAGCACGGTGAGCGCGAGCGCGATGCGACCGGCCTTGCTCGCGCGAGCGGATGCGGCTGCCGCGGTCGGCGGGGCCGGCGGCGCGAGCACGGTGCCCGACCCCTCGACCTTCGCAGCCTCGGCCTTCGCGGCGGCGGCGGATGCGGGCCGCGCGGCGACGACGTCGCGCGAGCGCCCCGACAGGTCGACGACGTAGGCGATGAAGGCGAGCACGTAGATCGCCGCCGCCGAGTACACGGCGAGGAGGGAGTAGGCGGCGAGGGTCGCGGTCGTCACGGGTTCATCCTACGTTCGGGGTCTGGAGGCGGGCGCTGTGCTTGTCGGCCAGCTCGGCCACGGCGGCGTCGAGGCCGGGGTCCTCGCCACGGGCGAGTCCCGCGTACTCGAGGCGCACGCCGCCCGAGCCGTCCGCGGTGGCCTTGATCCACATCCGTCGTCGCGGCACGAAGAGGCTCACGAGCAGACCGCCGAGGATGAGGAGCGAGAAGACGAGCACCCAGCCCTCGGTGGGGTCGTGGTGGAACTCGATGCCGACGAAGCGCTTGTAGCCGTCGAACGAGATCGTGCCGAGGCCGCCCGGCAGCTCGGCCGTCTGGCCCTGCGTGAGCTCGAGCGCGGGCGCGTCGGCCTTGGGCCCGGCGACCTGGGTGAGGCCGTCGGTGTCGAGCGAGTAGGCGTTGACGGCGACGCCGTCGTCGAGGCCGAGGTCGCCCGTGTAGACGGTGAGGGTGAGGAGGCTGCCGTCGCCCGGGTAGGGCGACATCGACGTGTAGGTGCCGTCGGTGAGCTGCAGCGGGTCGGGGTAGAAGAACCCGAGCATGCCGACCTGCTCGTCGAGGTTGTCGGGCACCTTGATGACGCCGAGGCTGCGGAGGTTGTTGTCCTGCGGGATGAACGCGACGGGCCCCGAGTAGGCGACCTCGCCATCCTCGTCGCGCACCGTGACGACGGGCGCGAAGCCGTTGCTCAGCAGGTAGACCTTGGTGCCGCCGAGCTCGAGGGGCGAGTTCACCTTGAGGTCCGCGTCGGTCCAGTCGCCCCCGGGCTCGCGCGTGGAGAGGTGGGCCGTGAAGTCGATGGGCTGGTAGACACCCGTCGCGGGGTCGAGCTGGTAGCTGCCCTCGAAATCGTCGAGGCGCACCGAGAACGGCTCGAGCGCCGTCTCGGTGAAGAAGCGGCCGGGGTTGAACGAGTCGTAGCTCGCGAGGGAGTTGGTGAAGGCGGTGTCCTCGATGACGACGCGCTGGCCGTTGTAGCCGAAGCCGCCGCCGACGCCGACGGCGACGAGCACGCCCACGAGCGAGGTGTGGAAGATGAGGTTGCCCGTCTCGCGCAGGTAGCCGCGCTCGGCCGAGATGGAGTCGGCGTACCGCTCGACGCGGTAGCCGGCCCCGCGCAGCACGCGACGGGCCTCGGCGACGGCGGTCTCGGCATCCGTCTGGGCGGTGCGCTCGGTGTAGCCGACGAGCCGGGCGAGGCGCGCGGGGGTCTTCGGCGGGCGGGCGCGCAGGGCATCGATGTGGTGCTTCGTGCGCGGCAGGATGCAGCCCACGAGCGACACGAACAGCAGCAGGTAGATGGCCGAGAACCACGGCGAGCTGAACGTCGAGAAGACGCCGAGCGCGTCGAGCACCTGGAACGCCTCGGGGTTCTCGCGCTCGTACTGGATGACGCCGTTGGGGTCGGAGCTGCGCTGCGGCACGAGCGAGCCGGGCACGGCGGCGAGCGCGAGCAGCAGCAGCAGCACGAGGGCCGTGCGCATGCTCGTGAGCTGCCGCCAGAAGAACCGCAGGTAGCCGACGACGCCGAGCTTGGGCTGCGCGATCGCGTGCTGCTCGGTCACCTGATCCTCCTGCTTCTCAGAGCGGGGTGCTGACGCCACCGATCACCGCCCCGATCTCCGACATGATGACGCCCCACAGCCCCGTGACCATGAGCACGCCGATGATGACGAGCAGCGAGCCGCCCACGATGTTGATGACGCGGATGTGGCGGCGCACCCAGCCGAGGCTCGACGACACCCAGCCGAGGCCGAGGGCGACGAGCACGAAGGGCACACCGAGCCCCGCGCAGTAGGCGAGGCCGATGAGGGCCGCGCGCCACGGGTCGCCGCCGTAGCCGGCGAGGAAGCCGACGGCGGTGAGGGTGGGGCTGATGCACGGCGTCCACCCGAGGGCGAACACGATGCCGAGCAGGGGCGCGCCGACGAGGCCCGTGCGGGGACGCCACGCGGGCTTCAGCTGGCGCTGCAGCACCGTGACCTGCCCGATGAACACGAGGCCGAGCACGATGATGATGCCGCCGCCGACGCGCATGATGAGGTCGCCGTACTGCAGCAGGAACCGTCCCGCCGTGCCTGCGAGCACGAACACCGCCATGAACACGAGCGAGAAGCCCGCCACGAAGAGCAGGGCGCCGAGCGTCACCTTCGAGCGCGAGCGCTTCGCCCCGCCCGTGACGCCCGAGACGTAGCCGAGATAGCCCGGCACGAGCGGCAGCACGCACGGGGAGAGGAACGACATGAGGCCCGCCGCGAGCGCGATGGGCACGGCGAGCCACAGCCCGCCGGAGACGACGATCTCGCCCGGGTCCACGCGTCAGGCCTTCTCGGCCAGCAGCTCGTCGACGATGTCGGCGACGACGCTCGGGCTCTCGATGAGCCCGCTGATGCGCGCGGCGACGCGACCCTGACGGTCGAGGATGAGCGTCGTGGGCACCGAGTTGGGGGCGAGCTTGCCGTCGGCGAACGCGAGCTGCACGGCGTTGTCGTCGACGTCGACGATCGACGGATAGCCCACGCCGAACTTCTTCGCGAAGCCGAGCGACACATCCGCGCTGTCGCTCACGTTGACGCCGAGCATGACGACCTCGTCGCCCTCGAACTGCGCGCGGAGCGCCTCGAGGTCGGGCGCCTCCTCGCGGCAGGGCGGGCAGCTCGCGTACCAGAAATTGACGACGACGACCTGGCCGAGCAGATCGTCGGAGGCGATGGTCTCGCCCGTGTCGAGGGTGCCCGCGAACTCGACGGGCGCCTCGCGCTCGGATGCGGCGGGCTGGATGACGCGGCCGTCGCCCGAGATGTAGCCGCCGCCCGTGCCGGACTCGTACTGCCCGGCGAGGTGGTCGGCCTCGGTCGTGCAGCCCGTGAGAAGCGCCGCGAGGGCGACGACGGGCGCGGCGAGGCGCACGCCGAAGCGGCGGGACGATCGGGTGATCACACGGCTCCCAGGTCGATGGACTGCGCAAGCAACTCTGCCGCAGGTTCCTGATAGTCCACCTCGACGAAGGCCCCGTCGCGCCAGGCGAGCGTCGTGATGCTCGAGAGGGCGCAGCGGCGCTGGCGCGGGTCGTGCGCGAGCGGCTTGCGGGCGACCGTGCGGGCGACCATCCAGATCGGCAGCTGGTGCGTCACGAGCACGGCCTCGCCGCCGTCGGAGTCGGCATACGCCTGCGCGACGGCGGCCAGCATCCGTCGCCGGATGCTCGTGAAGGCCTCGCCCCACGTCGGCCGCCACGGGCCCACGAGGTAGGGCCAGTTGCGCGGGTCGCGGAGGCCGCGGCGCACGTTGCTGCCCTCGAAGCGGTTGCTCGGTTCGATGAGGCGCTCGTCGAGGCGCACCTCGAGGCCGAAGCGCGCCGCCCACGGCGCCGCCGACTCCTGCGTGCGCTGGAGGGGGCTCGCGGCGAGGCTCGTGACGGGGCGACCCTGGAGCGACTCGGCGGCCATCGCCGCCATCCGGTGCCCGAGCTCGGAGAGGCCGAAGCCCTTGAGGCGCCCGTAGAGCACGCGGTCGGGGTTGTGGACCTCGCCGTGGCGCACGAGGTGGACGAGGTCGGCCGGCACCCGCCCAGTCTACGAGCGCTGACCGGTCGGTTCTCGGCCCTATAGGCGCGGGATAGGGCCAGTTACCGACCGGTCAGCGTGTGTGACAGCACCGCGAAGTTGTCGCGGAAGAGGGCGTCGGGGTCGACGCGCTCCTTGAGGGAGCGGATGCGGTCGAGGGTCGCGGGCGGGAACGCGCGCTCGACGCGGTCGCCGCGCGGGTCGGCCTCGAAGCTCAGGTAGACGCCCATGACGTGCTCCTCGAGCGCGTCCCACGTGTCGTTGAGCCACGTCGGGTCACCCGACATCGCGGAGAGCGCGAAGTTCGCGGAGCGGTGCGCGTAGGCGGTGGCGTCCTCGGGCACGTCGGCGACGGCACCGCCCACCGCGCGCGCGGCGAAGAAGTGCACGCGACCGGATTGCAGCATCCGCTCGAGCTCTCGGGCGAGCTCGGGCGTGATGTGCTCGACGAGCCCGCCGCGCGCGACCGGCTCGCCGACGCCGCGATGCGGCTCGCCCTGCGAGTTGGAGATGACCGAGGAGTAGGGCGCGAGCACGACCGACTGGTCGAGCAGCGGCGCGAGCTCGGCGAACGGGCGCAGCCGCTCGAGGATCGTGTCGGGATCGGATGCGTCGACGAGCAGGAGCGCCGTCGCGACCGTGCGCCCGCCGCGCGGCCCGCCGAGGATGACCTCGCCCGAGACGTCGCGCGGGGCGGCCTCCATCGTCGAGGCCCAGCTCTCGAGGAACTCGGCGGTATCGGATGCGTCGAAGGCGAGCTGCGCCCACCCCACCTCGCCGACCTGCGCGGCCTCGAACTCGAACGCCGTCACGATGCCGAGGTTGGCGCCCGCGCCGCGCACGCCCCAGAACAGCTCGGGGTCGTGATCGGCGTCGGTACGCACGACGCTGCCGTCGGCGAGCACGAGCTCGGCGGCGCGCATCCGGTCGATCGTGAGACCCTGCTCGCGCGCGAAGAAGCCGACGCCGCCCGCGGTCGCGAGACCGCCGACTCCGACGCCGCCGTAGTCGCCCGAGGTGATGGCCCAGCCGTACGGCTCGAGCGCCGCCGCGACCTCCTGCCATCGGGTGCCCGGGCCGACGCGCACGAGTCGTCGCTGCTCGTCGAGCACCTCGATCGTGTTCAGGGCCGACACGTCGATCACGAGCCCGCCGTCGTTCGTCGAGCGGCCGCTGATGCCGTGGCCGGCGCTCCGCACCCCGAGCGGCAGCTCGCGATGCTCACGCGCGAACGCGACGGCCTGCACGACCTCGTCGACCGTGCGCGGCCGCAGCACGAGCCCCGGCGACCCGCCGCGCAGGTAGTTCGAGCGCACGCGCGCGTACTCGCGGTCGCCCGGCTCGACGGCGTTCTCGGCGAGCTCCCGCGGTAGGGCGTCGTAGTCGATGCCGGGCCGACGCGCGGATAACGCGGATGTCGGCCGCACGCGGTCGGTCGTCGCGACGCCGCGCTCCCCCCGCTCCCGCCCGACGCGCTCGCGCAGCTCGGGTGCGACGTCCTCGGCGAAGGTGCGCAGCGCATCCGGGTCGTCGCTCGAGAGGATGAAGGTGCTGATGCCGTCGTCGAGCACGAACGGGAGCAGCTGCTCAACCCACTGCGCGGGCGGGCCCTGCAGCATACCGCCGTCGCGGTCCTGGAAGCTGCCGTTGATGTTGAGCAGGCGGCGGATCTCGCGGGGATCGCGACCCGCCTCCTCGGCCGCGGCGTCGATCTCGGCGTTGCCGGGCGCGACCCCGCGCTCGTCCATGTACGGCAGGCTCGGCAGCCAGCCGTCGGCGAGCCGGCCCACGAGGCGCAGCATCCGCGGCTTGTAGGCGCCGACGAGCACGGGGATGTCGTGGGCGGGCTCGGGGCCGCGCTTCGCGCCGTTCAGTCGGTAGTACTCGCCGTCGAGGCGCAGCGCGGTGCGGTCGTCGACGTCCCACAGGGCGCGGATGAGGGGGATCGCCTCCTCGAGCGCCGAGATGTTCTCGCCGGCGGTGCGCTCGGGGGCGCCCATCGCCGTCGCGGCGGCGCCGAACGCGCCCGCGCCGAGGCCGAGCTCGAACCGTCCGCCCGAGAGCCGGTCGAGGCTCGCAGCGGAGCGCGCGAGCACCGCGGGCGGGCGCAGCGGCAGGTTGTGCACGTTCGCGGCGACGTGCACGCGCTCGGTGCGCGCGGCGACCCAGGAGAGCAGGGTCCAGGTATCGAGGAACGCCGGTTGGTAGGGGTGGTCCTGGAAGGTGACGAGGTCGTAGCCGAGCTGCTCGCTCAACTGCGCGAGGGCGACCGGCACCTCGGGGCGCGCGGCCGTCGGCGTGATGAAGGTTCCGAGGCGGAGGGGGTGACCGTAGTCGGGCATGACCCCAGCATCCGCCTCGCACCCGCACCCGGCAATCGTCGCGTAAGCCGCTTACGATAGGTGAGTGACCGACGCCACCTCCGACCTCCTGCACATCGACGACGAAGCCTGCCGCCGCTTCCTCTCCTCCACCGAGCTCGTCGGCCGCCGCTGGTCGTCGGGCATCATGCTCGCGATCTTCCGCGGCGCCCACCGCTTCAGCGGCATCGTCGCCTCCGTCGACGGGCTCTCCGACCGGATGGCGGCGCAGCGACTCCGCGAGCTCGAGGCGGCGGGCCTCGTCGAGCGCCACGTCATCCCCTCGACGCCCGTGCAGGTGCGCTACGAGCTCTCGCAGCCGGGGCTCGAGCTGCTGCGGTCGCTGCAGCCGCTCGCGGCGTGGGCGCACCGCTGGGCCGACACCGTGGGCGAGCCGGAGCGCGCCGCCGTCTCGTGAGGGGTCAGACGAAGACCCCCGCGAAGCGGTCGACGGCATCCGCTCGGATCCAGACGGCGGCCTCGTCGATCGGCACGTCGCGCTCGACCACGCCCCCCGTGTGCCGCGTGCCGCGGAACGCGTCGACCCACTCGCCGTCGGGCAGCCACGCGCGCACCGAGCCCGCGCCCTCCTCGACGACGGGCGCCACGAGGAGGGCGTCGCCCAGCATCCACTGGAACGGATGCGCGAACGCCTCATGCGCGTGCGGCGCGTCGAAGAACAGCGGGCGCATGAGCGGCTCCCCCGCCGTCACGGCCCGCCGCGCCTCCTCGGCGAGGTACGGCACGAGCCGCTCGCGCAGCTGCGCGAACCGCCGGAACACCGGCAGCACGCGCTCGTCGCCCGAGCGCTCGGCGATGTTCCACGGCGTGCGGTCACGCGACGGCGTGCGGTGGTGGTTGAACTCGGAGTGGTACTGCATGATCGGCACGAACGCCGCCGCCGCAGCCGACCGCAGGTAGAGCTCGGCCGTCGGCACGTCGCCGCTGAAGCCCGCGAGGTCCCATCCCCAGTAGACGATGCCGCTCGACGCGGCGTTGAGGCCCGCGTACAGCGACCAGCGGAACGCCTCCCACGTCGAGTTCTCGTCACCGGCCCAGAAGGTGCCGTGCGCCTGGCTGCCCGTGAAGCCCGCGCGCGAGAAGGTCACGGGCGCCTTGCCCGATCGGCGCATGAGGTCGCCGAAGGCCTTCGCGTAGTGCACCGGGAAGACGTTGTTCTTCTCGTCGCCGCGACGCCCGTCGAGGTAGACGAGCTCGCGTCCCCACGCGTGCTCGCCGCCGTCGGTCTTGAAACCGTCGACGCCGATCTCCTCCACGAGGTAGCGCCGCTTCTCGGTCCACCAGTGCGCGGCGCGCTCGTCGGTGAGGTCGGGCATGAGCCCGAGCGGGAACCACCAGCCGCGGTTGCGATAGGGCCGCAGGGTGCCGTCGGGCGCCTCCTCGCGGATGAGCACGCCGTCGCGGATCGCGGCGTCGGCATCCGCCTTCACCTGGCCGGCGGGGTGCGGGCGCATCTTGATGAGCGGGATCTGCCACAGCACGAGCCGCACGTCGCGGCGGTGCAGCTCGTCGACCATCCCCTTCGGGTCGGGCCACGCGCCGTGCTCGGGGAACTCGAAGTCGGCGAGTCGGCGGGGCTCGGCCCCGTCGGCGACCTTCGCGCGCGCGTCGCGCCACGTCGTGAAGGTGCTCTCGTCGCTCCAGGCCTCGATCACGATCGAGCCGAGCGGGACGTCGTGCTCGCGGTGCAGCTCGGCCTGGCGCATGACCTCCGCCTGTGTGTTCCACTCGTTGCCGCTCGCCCACAGGCGGAAGACCCAGTCGGGCAGCTCCTCGGGCCGCCCGACCTCGTCGAGGAAGCGCCGAAGCACGGTACGCGGGTCGCCGTCGTAGAGGCCGAGGGCGAGCTCGCCGTCGGGACCCGTCTCCGCCTCGACCACGAGGGCGTCGGGCGTGCTCGCGCCGACGTCGAACCAGACGCGTCGCGAGGTGCGCACGTGGAAGCCCCAGCCGACGCCGCCCACGACGTGCGCGAACGGCATCGGGAGGTAGGTGCGGCGGTGCGCACCCTGGCTCTTGTACTGCTCGAACACGGCGGAGTCGAGCGCGAGCCCGCGGTGGTCGAGCGTGTCGAATCGCTCGCCGAAGCCCACGACGCGCTCGCCGGGGGCGAGCGGGAGGGCGAAGCGCACGCGCAGGGTCTCGTCGCCGCGCACGAGGCGGTGCACCGAACCCGCGACGACGCGGTCGACGCCGTCCACCGCAGGGCCGACGCCCGAGGCGGTCCAGCGCGCGACGGTCGTCTCGAACCAGCGCGTCGACTGCGCGCGGCCGCCGCCGTCGCCCGTGAAGCGGTAGCGGATGCGCTCGTCCGCGACGAGGTCGTCGAGCGTCACGCGCCAGCCACCCGATGCGCGCGCGAGCCGCGCTTGCGCGGAGGCGAGGTGCCCGCCGTCGACGACCTGCCCGCGGGAGCTGCGCGGCACCCGCTCGAGGGCGACGGGCGCCTCCGCGACGCCGTCGCGCTCCCACTCGAGGACGACGCTCTCGACCTCCGCCGAGGTGCGCACGCCGAGCACGAGCGGCTCACCCGCGACCGGGTCGACGGGAGAGCGCTGCTCGGTGTCGACGGCGTACGGGTGACCGGATCCGAAGGGGCGGTGGCGGATCACGCGGCCACCACCTCGAGCTCGACCGCGAGGCGGAGGAACATGGCCGACGACCACACGAGCGGATCGGCGCTCGGCCCCCAGCGCTCGACCCACTCGTCGACGAAGGACGGGTCGAGCAGGTGGTGCTCGACCTGCTCGGGGATGCCGCCGTCGTGCGACGTCGAGGCGGCCCAGCGCAGCAGCTCGAGCGAGCGCTCCGGGCGGCCGGCGCGCGCCCACGCGATCCCGAGCATGCAGCTGAGCAGCGGCCACTGGCCGCCGCCGAAGTAGGTGTCGGCGCGGAAGCGGTGCATGCCGCCGTCGACGACGAGGCTCGACTCGAGCTCCGCGAGCGTCGCGAGCGCGAGCGGCTCGGACGGGTCGACCGCCTCGAGGGGGCCGACGAGCGCGGCGAGGCTCGCGTCGACGGCATCGGTGCCGATCCACTTCACGAGGTGCCCGTCGAGCACGCCCTCGCGGCGCATGAGCGCGTCGATGTCGGCCGCGGCGCGGGCGGCCCGCTCCGCGGTCGTCGCATCGAGGTCGAGCAGCTCGGCGGCGGCCCGTAGTCCGGCGAGCATGCTGCCGAGGGTCGACACGTGCACCTGCTCGATGTGCTCCTCCCACCAGTCGTAGCAGGGACGGCGCCACGAGCTCTCGAGATACTCGACCGTGAGCCCGACCGCGTCGAGCCACGGGGCCGTCGGAGCTCCCGTGCGGGCGACGTGCTCGCCGAGCGCCCACAGCCACAGGCCGTAGCCGTCGAGCTGGAAGTCCCACCACTCGTCGGCGCCCTTCCGCCCGTCGAGCGTGAAGCGGGTCGGCAGCATGCTCGCGTCGGTGAGCGGATTCCCCGCGCGCTCGGCCTCCACGATGCGCCGCACCTCGGTCTCCCGTGCCGAGATCACGCGCGCGCACCAGCCGAAGAACGCCTCGGCCGAGGCGTGCTCGCCGGCCGCCGACATCGCATCCGCGATGAACGCGCCGTCGCGGAACCACGAGTAGCCGCGGTACGCGGAGAACGTGGGGCTCGCGGGGTAGGCGCCGCTCGGATGCTGCAGCGAGGCGATGAGTGCGCGCTGAGACTCGGCGAGCGCGGCGAGCGCGTCACGGTCGGCGGGCACGGGGGTGGACGTCATGGGATTCCTCGGGAGACACGGGTGGGCGCGGTCGGACGATGGGGGTTGTCGGGTGGCGGCCCGGGCGGATGCGTCCGCCCGGGCCGCCCGGGGTCAGCCGCCGATGACGGCGTTGATGCGCTCTTCGGCGCTCGCGAGGGCGTCCTGGACCGTCTTGCGGCCGGCCTGCGCCTCGACGAGCTCCTCGGTCATGATGTCCTGCATCTCGGACTGGCCCGTCTTCGCGACGGGGGGCAGCGCGATGCCGTCGAGCGAGTCGAAGACCGCCTGGCGGTTCGCCGGGGCGCCCTTCTCCAGGTAGACCGCGAGCTTCGCCTCGTCGGAGATGGGCGGCAGCTCCCATCCGCTGTCGAGGCGGACGTCGATCATGGTGTCGGACGAGGTGAGGAACTCGACCCACGCGGTGGCGGCCTCGATGTTCTTCGAGCTCGAGCTCACGCCCACGGCGTTCGAGAACACGGCGCTCGCCTGACGGACGTTGCCCGGCTCGACCGCGATGTCCCACTCGAACGGCACGTCGGCGACGGCGCCGAAGACCCAGATGCCCGTGTGGAGCATCGCGAGCTTGCCCTCCTTGAAGAGGTTGGTGTCGAAGTCGGGCGTGCCCTGGCCCTGCTCGATCGTCGGCATCACGGTGCCGCTCTTCTCCACGAGCCACTTGGCGGCCTCGATGCCCTCCGGCGAGTTGAACGCGACGGCGGTGCGGTCGGCGTTCAGGAACTCGCCGCCGTTCTGCGCGAGGGCCTTGTAGTACTCGTGGAAGCTCACCGGCTGGTGGTCGCCCCACACGCCGGCGGCCTGATCGGTGAGAGCTTCGGCCGCGGCCCGCTCGTCCTCCCAGGTCCAGTCGGCCGACGGGTAGTCGAGGCCCGCGGCGTCGAAGAGCTCCTTGTTGTAGTAGAGCACGACGTCCGAGAACGAGCTCGGGAGCGCGTACTGGGTGCCGTCGGTCTGGTAGGCCTCGAGCACCGACGGGCGGTACACCGAGGCGTCCGACACCGTGAGGGGCGCGAGCACGCCGTTCGCCTGGAACTCGGCGTAGTTCGCGTACTCGATGTCGAAGACGTCGCTCTGCGTGCCGGCGGCGAGGTCGGTCTGCAGGGCGGTGAAGTAGTCGCCGTACGGGAGGGTGGTGACCTCGACCGTGATGTCGGGGTTCGCCTCCTCGAAGGCGTCCACGATCTTCTGCAGGTTCTCCTCGTTGCCTCCGTTGGAGATGAAGTTCGTGTACGTGATCGTGACCGGCGAGCCGTCGTCTCCGGGGGTCGCCGAGCAGCCCGCGAGGGCGATCGCGCCGACGGCCACGATGCCGACGGCGATGGGAAGGCGCTTCATGTGCCTGTCTCCTTCTGTGTGGATGGAATGCGGGGTGGTGTGTGGGCGACCGGGCTCACTTGAGCCCGGAGTTGGCGACGCCCTGAATGACGTACTTCTGCGCGAAGACGTACAGGGCGAGCATGGGGAGGACGCTCACGACCGAGCCGGCCATGACGATGTCCCATTGCGTGGTGTACTGCCCCTGCAGCCCGGCGAGGGCCACGGGCAGGGTCTGCAGCTCGGGCGAGCGCAGGATGACGAGCGGCCACAGGAAGCTGTTCCAGCTGCCCATGAACGCGAACACGGTGAGGGTCGCGAGCGCGGGCCGGATGTTGGGCAGGATGACCTGCCAGAAGATCCGGAAGTGGCCCGCGCCGTCGAGCGTCGCGGCCTCGTCGAGTTCACGCGGCACCTGATGCACCGCCTGGCGCAGCAGGAAGATGCCGAATGCGCTCGCGAGCGTCGGCAGGAGCGCGCCGAGGTAGGTGTTGACGAGGCCGAGCGCCTTGAGCTCGACGAACAGCGGCACGATGAGCACCTGCAGCGGGATCATCATCGTCGCGAGATAGACGGCGAAGACCACGCCTCGTCCCCGGAACGGGAGCCGACTGAAGGCGTAGGCCGCGGTCGCGCTCGTGAGCAGCTGAGCGAGGGTCGTCGCGACGGCCAGCCCGAGGCTGTTGAGGATGATGCGGCCGAAGGGGCGCTCCGCGAACAGCCGCCAGTACGCCTCGAGCGAGGGGTCGCTCGGGACGAGCGCGGGCGTGAGCGTGAGGCCCGCGCCCGGCGTGAGCGAGGTCACGATCGTCCACAGGAACGGGAAGAACATCGCGATCGCGCCGAGGACCACGACGATGTGGAGGGCGACCGAGCCCACGAGACCGGAGGGCCGCATCCGCCGGGTGCGTCCGAGAGCGGCGTCAACCATACGTCACCCACCGCCTCTGGCCGACGACCTGCACGACGGTCACCCCGAGCACGACGGCGAAGAGCAGCCAGCTGAGGGCGGATGCCTCTCCCGCGGCTCCGTACCGGAACGTCAGGTCGTAGATCTGCTGGACGACGACCTGCGTCGCGCCGCCCGGCCCGCCGCCGGTCATCGCGTACACCTGGTCGAACACCTGGAAGCCGTTGATGAGCGAGATCACGATCACGAAGAAGGTGCTCGGGCTCAGAAGGGGCAGCACGACCGAGAACAGCCGGCGCCACCACCCGGCGCCGTCGACGCGCGCGGCGTCGAGCAGCTCGGGGTCGATCGCCTGGAGCCCCGCGAGCAGGATGACCATCACGAAGCCGAGGTCCTTCCACGCCGACGCGATGATGATCGACGGCATCGCCCACGCGGGGTCCGTCCACCAGCCCGGGCCGTCGACGCCGAACCAGCCGAGCGCCGTGTTGACGACGCCGGAGGAGGGGTTGAGCAGCCAGCGCCACACGAGCGCGACCACGATCCAGCTCGTGATGACGGGCAGGAAGTAGATGCCACGCAGCACCGAGCGTCCGTGCAGGCGCGTGTTGAGCGCGAGCGCGAGCGCGAGGCCGCCGACGTAGACGAGCGGCAGGTAGCCGACGATGTAGTACAGC
The Protaetiibacter sp. SSC-01 genome window above contains:
- a CDS encoding carbohydrate ABC transporter permease, which encodes MTSTLAPAAARAAKPRPAPARRRPARSRIRYALTVLAFLLPSAIPLTAFVLVPMVGAAWVSLTEWNLLAPPQFVGLDNYVKLLSDPETRDIFLHTLYYIVGYLPLVYVGGLALALALNTRLHGRSVLRGIYFLPVITSWIVVALVWRWLLNPSSGVVNTALGWFGVDGPGWWTDPAWAMPSIIIASAWKDLGFVMVILLAGLQAIDPELLDAARVDGAGWWRRLFSVVLPLLSPSTFFVIVISLINGFQVFDQVYAMTGGGPGGATQVVVQQIYDLTFRYGAAGEASALSWLLFAVVLGVTVVQVVGQRRWVTYG
- a CDS encoding carbohydrate ABC transporter permease — its product is MVDAALGRTRRMRPSGLVGSVALHIVVVLGAIAMFFPFLWTIVTSLTPGAGLTLTPALVPSDPSLEAYWRLFAERPFGRIILNSLGLAVATTLAQLLTSATAAYAFSRLPFRGRGVVFAVYLATMMIPLQVLIVPLFVELKALGLVNTYLGALLPTLASAFGIFLLRQAVHQVPRELDEAATLDGAGHFRIFWQVILPNIRPALATLTVFAFMGSWNSFLWPLVILRSPELQTLPVALAGLQGQYTTQWDIVMAGSVVSVLPMLALYVFAQKYVIQGVANSGLK
- a CDS encoding sugar ABC transporter substrate-binding protein, with amino-acid sequence MKRLPIAVGIVAVGAIALAGCSATPGDDGSPVTITYTNFISNGGNEENLQKIVDAFEEANPDITVEVTTLPYGDYFTALQTDLAAGTQSDVFDIEYANYAEFQANGVLAPLTVSDASVYRPSVLEAYQTDGTQYALPSSFSDVVLYYNKELFDAAGLDYPSADWTWEDERAAAEALTDQAAGVWGDHQPVSFHEYYKALAQNGGEFLNADRTAVAFNSPEGIEAAKWLVEKSGTVMPTIEQGQGTPDFDTNLFKEGKLAMLHTGIWVFGAVADVPFEWDIAVEPGNVRQASAVFSNAVGVSSSSKNIEAATAWVEFLTSSDTMIDVRLDSGWELPPISDEAKLAVYLEKGAPANRQAVFDSLDGIALPPVAKTGQSEMQDIMTEELVEAQAGRKTVQDALASAEERINAVIGG